The following proteins are co-located in the Macrobrachium rosenbergii isolate ZJJX-2024 chromosome 28, ASM4041242v1, whole genome shotgun sequence genome:
- the LOC136853969 gene encoding uncharacterized protein — MLVNIVKVTLFHVILVIAFATSQPFQSLSTSSRRGDFEWNTRKIGAKKVATISIRKEEERDRRSVVIAENEDGEFNVKTVSPRRHHHYHHHQPSTDAASPGVSHEKERSSYHYHRHHRGEGTYPDDIDWLTDGALGRREYLSEASEPVEEILGESDIMFSGKRNDISRTEESLMNSRKLQELLSTVGLDINAEVFRNVTQMIDRLRKKKEAKKTGQKKKKRSKKVKRDKKKKGKKNKKKERKKKCKLLKGKEKKKCRAQSQSHEKASSMSGSEACQYHNLEECSRKVGFLELPHESLLTVVKCRYREQFFDCMEELRLETCDPNFKTQGDMKALRKQIRQAIHTTNSCLISEVVEG, encoded by the exons ATGCTTGTGAACATAGTAAAAGTGACTCTGTTCCACGTGATCCTAGTTATTGCCTTCGCTACATCGCAGCCCTTTCAGTCTCTGAGCACAAGCAGCAGGCGTGGCGACTTCGAATGGAACACGAGGAAGATTGGTGCAAAGAAGGTGGCTACCATATCCATAAG aaaagaggaggagagggatCGTCGAAGTGTCGTCATAGCGGAGAACGAGGATGGAGAGTTCAATGTGAAAACAGTATCACCGCGCCGCCATCACCATTACCACCATCATCAGCCAAGCACAGATGCTGCATCTCCAGGTGTGAGccacgagaaagagagaagttCCTATCATTATCACAGGCATCACCGAGGTGAAGGTACCTATCCGGATGACATTGACTGGCTTACCGATGGAGCGCTGGGAAGAAGAGAATATCTTTCAGAAGCATCAGAGCCTGTAGAAGAGATTCTTGGCGAGTCAGACATCATGTTCTCGGGTAAACGCAATGACATATCGAGAACAGAAGAGAGCCTAATGAATTCAAGAAAGCTTCAAGAATTATTGTCAACTGTAGGGTTAGACATCAATGCCGAAGTCTTCAGGAACGTTACCCAGATGATAGATCGactaagaaagaagaaggaagctaaaaaaacaggacagaagaaaaagaaaagaagtaagaAAGTTAAGCGtgacaaaaagaagaaaggaaagaaaaacaagaaaaaggaaagaaagaagaaatgtaaGCTCCTgaagggaaaagagaagaagaagtgtCGTGCCCAATCTCAGAGCCACGAAAAAGCCAGCAGTA TGAGCGGAAGTGAGGCTTGCCAGTACCACAACTTGGAGGAATGTTCTCGCAAAGTCGGCTTTCTGGAATTGCCTCATGAGTCGTTGCTCACTGTCGTCAAGTGCCGCTACAGAGAG caaTTTTTCGATTGTATGGAAGAACTTCGGCTTGAAACTTGTGACCCGAACTTCAAAACTCAAGGAGACATGAAAGCTCTGAGAAAGCAAATTCGTCAAGCAATCCACACCACCAACAGTTGCCTAATCTCGGAGGTTGTCGAGGGCTAA